The following are from one region of the Bacteroidetes bacterium GWF2_43_63 genome:
- a CDS encoding pesticidal protein Cry7Aa: MIEVKKEGILLKKSGLEFENEGVLNPAIMQDGNTIHMFYRAVQNGNFSTIGYCKLDGPTTIRERSDKPIIVAEADYESHGVEDARISKIDDLYYLTYTAYDGVNAQGALATSTDLIHFEKKGIIVAPVSYVEFVFLLESAPRVNKKYYRNHLFYYQADNIKTKILLWDKNVIFFPRRINNKLCFLHRVRPGIQLVCVDDLSELTHEWWAQYYRTLPDHIVMDPRHKHESRYIGGGCPPIETEKGWLLIYHGVEKTSRGFVYSACAALLDLEDPSKELSRLPYPLFSPQYDWELNGIINNVVFPTGTALFDDTLYIYYGAADEQIGCASLSLSALLNELSINNKCNEKK; the protein is encoded by the coding sequence ATGATAGAAGTAAAAAAAGAAGGAATCCTGCTGAAAAAGTCAGGCCTTGAATTTGAAAACGAAGGCGTTCTTAATCCTGCCATTATGCAGGATGGAAACACAATACACATGTTTTACCGGGCGGTGCAAAATGGGAATTTTTCAACGATTGGCTATTGCAAACTTGATGGCCCGACGACTATTCGCGAACGGAGCGATAAACCCATTATTGTGGCTGAAGCCGACTATGAATCTCATGGTGTTGAAGATGCGCGGATATCAAAAATTGATGATCTGTATTATCTGACTTACACGGCGTATGATGGAGTGAATGCACAGGGAGCTTTGGCCACTTCAACCGATCTTATACATTTTGAAAAGAAAGGGATTATTGTTGCACCGGTTTCATATGTCGAATTTGTGTTTCTGCTTGAATCGGCGCCGCGCGTGAATAAAAAGTATTACCGAAACCATTTGTTTTATTATCAGGCCGACAATATCAAAACAAAAATTCTGCTGTGGGATAAAAACGTTATTTTTTTCCCGCGCAGAATCAACAATAAACTATGTTTTCTTCATCGTGTCAGACCCGGAATTCAATTGGTGTGCGTGGACGATTTAAGCGAGCTCACCCACGAGTGGTGGGCGCAGTATTACAGGACATTGCCAGATCATATTGTTATGGATCCTCGCCACAAACACGAATCTCGATATATCGGAGGCGGCTGTCCGCCTATCGAAACAGAAAAAGGATGGTTGTTGATTTATCACGGAGTGGAAAAAACGAGCCGGGGATTTGTGTATTCGGCCTGTGCTGCTTTGCTCGATTTGGAGGATCCCTCTAAAGAACTTTCACGACTTCCATATCCCTTGTTTTCTCCGCAGTACGATTGGGAATTAAATGGAATAATAAACAACGTGGTGTTTCCAACTGGTACTGCATTGTTTGACGATACGCTGTATATTTATTATGGTGCAGCAGACGAACAAATCGGATGCGCCTCATTAAGTCTGTCTGCTTTGCTCAACGAATTATCGATTAATAATAAGTGCAATGAAAAAAAGTAA
- a CDS encoding AI-2E family transporter, giving the protein MTTTKSKISFTYRTGIFIIGLVALLALLYVARGIIVPFIFAVIIAIVLHPVVQFFVRRKLNRVISIIITLLLSFLIIAFLGILIASQVARLSESWPLLIEKLTLASEDFIVWLAGYLDINQQSIRTWLAEFKTDLLGLSGSAFSQTMVGIGNSIVVILLIPVYVFMLLFYQPILIEFIRRLFGSDNKSKVNEIITQIKTVIQQYLVGLALEILIVATLEIIALLLLGIEYALLLGIIGALLNLIPYIGGLVAVALPMMVALVTKTSPWYAVYVMVIYYVIQLIDNNYIVPRIVASKVKINALFSIIAVLVGNIIWGVPGMFLSIPLLAIIKLICDHIESLKPWGFLLGDTMPPIFKKIKKSSK; this is encoded by the coding sequence GTGACAACAACGAAGTCGAAAATTAGTTTCACCTACAGGACCGGTATTTTTATTATCGGTCTTGTGGCGTTGCTGGCATTGCTCTACGTTGCAAGAGGCATCATTGTTCCGTTCATTTTTGCAGTAATTATTGCCATTGTTCTGCACCCGGTGGTGCAGTTTTTTGTCAGAAGAAAATTGAACAGAGTGATTTCCATTATTATCACTTTGCTTCTTTCATTTCTGATCATCGCATTCCTTGGAATATTGATTGCATCGCAGGTTGCGCGCTTGAGTGAGTCATGGCCATTGCTGATAGAAAAACTGACCTTAGCATCGGAAGATTTCATAGTTTGGCTGGCAGGATATCTTGATATCAACCAACAAAGTATTCGTACATGGCTGGCAGAATTCAAAACCGACCTTTTGGGGTTGAGCGGTTCAGCATTCAGCCAAACGATGGTGGGTATCGGAAACAGCATCGTGGTGATTCTTCTGATTCCTGTGTATGTATTTATGCTGCTTTTTTATCAGCCCATCCTGATTGAATTTATTCGCAGGCTTTTCGGCAGTGACAACAAAAGCAAAGTGAACGAAATTATCACTCAGATAAAAACGGTCATACAACAATATCTTGTTGGTCTTGCCCTGGAAATACTGATTGTTGCAACGCTCGAAATAATTGCACTGTTGTTACTCGGAATCGAATATGCTTTACTGCTGGGAATAATTGGCGCATTGCTCAATCTCATTCCATATATCGGAGGATTAGTTGCTGTTGCTTTGCCAATGATGGTTGCTCTGGTAACCAAAACATCGCCCTGGTATGCCGTTTATGTCATGGTAATTTATTATGTCATTCAGCTGATTGACAACAATTATATAGTTCCGAGAATAGTTGCATCAAAAGTGAAAATCAATGCGCTGTTTTCAATTATCGCCGTTTTGGTTGGAAACATTATCTGGGGTGTCCCGGGTATGTTTCTGTCGATTCCTTTACTGGCGATTATAAAATTGATATGCGATCATATTGAATCGCTGAAACCATGGGGATTTCTGTTAGGGGACACCATGCCCCCAATCTTTAAAAAAATTAAAAAATCAAGCAAATGA
- a CDS encoding flagellar motor protein MotB — MKTINHSKRESTFLRRPSILNFLKVAVIFLMIAGIQTQVQAQETQYTKPLWWFGVAGGANLNFYNGSTQELNADLTVPTTFHEGMGLGLFAAPMIEIYRPGTLFGFMIQAGWDSRKGTFEQVSTPCNCPADLNAKITYITVEPSLKFAPFKSGFYLFGGPRFAFNQNKSFTYSLGINPAYPTQEQRPDVEGDFSNMNTSLVSAQIGAGWDIPLTSDMSRTQLVISPFVSFHPYFGQDPRSIETWNVTTIRAGAAIKIGRGHAIKDKIEKVSDDPIVTTPVDVEVVTSDVTFSVYAPENIPEKRRVKEVFPIRNYVFFDIGSTEIPNRYVKLKKDEVKDFREDQVELNTPENYSGRSERQMIVYYNILNILGDRMLKNPSTTIKLVGSSEKGPADGQKMAESVKSYLVDVFSIAPARIATEGRDKPKLPSEHAGQTQDAELILQGDRRVSIESSSPVLLLEFQSGPDAPLKPVVVNVVEEAPIDSYVSLYANGSKEAYESWSAEITDSKGNVQKYGPYTVEYVTIPGKTIMGANKEGTYNVKMIGKTKDGFVVQKDTTVHMVLWAPPVNAEVMRFSVLYGFDESKAITMYEKYITEVIVPKIPQNGTVAIHGHTDMIGDETYNQKLSLERANDVKGIMQKALAASNRRDVKFVVLGMGEDTNTAPFDNKYPEERFYNRTVIIDLIP; from the coding sequence ATGAAAACAATAAATCATTCAAAACGGGAATCGACTTTTTTGCGACGCCCGAGTATACTGAACTTTCTGAAAGTCGCCGTCATCTTTTTGATGATAGCTGGAATTCAGACACAGGTTCAGGCACAGGAAACACAATATACAAAGCCTTTATGGTGGTTTGGTGTAGCTGGTGGCGCAAACCTTAATTTCTACAACGGATCAACACAGGAACTGAATGCAGATCTGACCGTCCCGACAACCTTTCACGAAGGTATGGGCCTGGGCCTGTTTGCAGCACCCATGATTGAAATTTATCGTCCGGGAACACTCTTCGGATTCATGATTCAAGCTGGCTGGGACAGTCGTAAAGGTACATTCGAACAGGTAAGCACCCCGTGCAATTGCCCGGCTGACTTAAATGCAAAAATTACCTACATCACTGTTGAACCCAGTTTAAAGTTCGCACCGTTCAAATCAGGTTTTTATCTTTTTGGCGGACCACGCTTTGCTTTTAATCAAAACAAATCGTTTACCTATAGTTTGGGTATCAACCCGGCTTATCCTACTCAGGAACAAAGACCCGATGTGGAAGGTGATTTCAGCAATATGAACACAAGCCTTGTGTCGGCGCAAATCGGTGCAGGATGGGATATTCCGCTTACATCAGACATGAGTCGTACGCAGCTGGTGATTTCACCATTCGTGTCGTTTCATCCTTATTTCGGACAGGATCCCCGTTCCATCGAGACATGGAATGTGACTACAATCAGAGCCGGTGCTGCCATCAAAATCGGAAGAGGTCATGCTATCAAGGACAAAATAGAAAAAGTGTCTGATGATCCTATTGTAACCACTCCAGTCGATGTGGAAGTTGTGACATCGGATGTTACTTTCTCTGTATATGCTCCCGAAAACATTCCTGAAAAACGCAGAGTGAAAGAGGTTTTCCCGATTCGTAATTATGTTTTCTTCGATATCGGATCAACTGAAATTCCTAACCGTTATGTGAAACTGAAAAAAGACGAGGTTAAAGATTTCAGAGAAGATCAGGTAGAACTGAATACTCCCGAAAACTATTCAGGTCGTTCGGAACGTCAGATGATTGTTTATTACAACATCCTCAATATTCTTGGCGATCGTATGTTGAAGAACCCTTCAACAACAATAAAATTGGTTGGTTCATCTGAAAAGGGTCCTGCCGATGGTCAAAAAATGGCCGAATCGGTGAAATCGTACCTTGTAGACGTATTTTCGATTGCTCCTGCACGAATTGCAACCGAAGGCCGCGACAAGCCTAAACTCCCTTCTGAACATGCCGGACAAACACAAGATGCAGAACTCATTCTTCAGGGCGACCGCAGGGTCTCTATCGAAAGCAGTTCCCCGGTTTTGCTTCTGGAATTCCAGAGCGGACCCGATGCTCCCCTCAAACCAGTTGTTGTGAATGTTGTTGAAGAAGCTCCTATCGACAGTTACGTTTCGCTCTATGCCAATGGCTCAAAAGAGGCCTATGAATCATGGTCTGCCGAAATTACTGATAGCAAGGGCAATGTTCAGAAATACGGTCCTTATACAGTCGAATATGTTACCATTCCGGGAAAAACCATCATGGGTGCCAACAAAGAAGGAACCTATAATGTGAAAATGATCGGAAAAACCAAAGACGGATTTGTTGTTCAGAAAGACACGACCGTTCATATGGTACTCTGGGCTCCGCCTGTCAATGCTGAAGTAATGCGATTCAGCGTGCTGTATGGTTTTGACGAATCGAAAGCCATTACCATGTACGAAAAATACATTACAGAAGTGATTGTACCCAAGATTCCACAAAATGGAACAGTGGCTATTCATGGTCATACCGATATGATTGGTGACGAGACTTACAATCAGAAGCTTTCGCTTGAGCGCGCAAACGATGTTAAAGGCATTATGCAAAAAGCACTTGCTGCAAGCAACCGCCGCGATGTAAAATTTGTTGTACTTGGAATGGGTGAAGACACTAACACTGCACCTTTCGACAACAAGTATCCTGAAGAGCGCTTCTACAACCGTACTGTAATCATAGATTTAATCCCATAA